One window of Choloepus didactylus isolate mChoDid1 chromosome 26, mChoDid1.pri, whole genome shotgun sequence genomic DNA carries:
- the LOC119520828 gene encoding olfactory receptor 1030-like has translation MLVSKKMGRGNSTLVTEFILLGLMDHPELQPILFVLFLVIYLISVGGNLGMLVLIRIDSCLHTPMYFFLASLSCLDLCYSTNVTPKMLVNFLSEKKTISYAACLVQCYFFIAMVITEYYMFAVMAYDRYMAICNPLLYGSKMSKEMCIRLIAGPYVYGFLSGLMETMWTYRLTFCGSNIINHFYCADPPLIRLSCSDTFIKETSMFVVAGFNLSNSLLIILISYIFILIAILRIHSAEGRSKAFSTCGSHLVAVTVFYGALFCMYVRPPTDKSVEQSKIIAVFYNFVRPMLNPIIYSLRNKDVKQAFWKLITRSALSK, from the coding sequence ATGCTTGTATCTAAGAAAATGGGCAGAGGAAATTCCACCTTGGTGACTGAATTTATTCTCTTGGGATTGATGGATCATCCAGAACTTCAGCCCATCCTCTTTGTGCTGTTCCTGGTGATCTACTTGATCTCTGTGGGGGGTAATCTTGGGATGCTGGTTTTGATCAGGATAGATTCATGCCTCCACACTCCCATGTACTTCTTTCTTGCCAGTTTGTCTTGCCTGGACTTGTGCTATTCCACTAATGTGACTCCCAAAATGTTGGTGAACTTCTTATCAGAGAAGAAAACCATTTCCTATGCTGCTTGCTTAGTCCAGTGTTATTTTTTCATTGCCATGGTGATTACTGAATATTATATGTTCGCGGTGATGGCCTATGATAGATACATGGCAATCTGTAACCCTTTGCTTTATGGCAGCAAGATGTCCAAAGAGATGTGTATTCGACTGATTGCTGGTCCGTATGTCTATGGGTTTCTTAGTGGCCTGATGGAAACCATGTGGACATACCGCTTGACCTTCTGTGGCTCTAACATCATTAATCACTTCTATTGTGCTGACCCACCCCTCATCCGACTCTCCTGCTCTGACACTTTCATTAAGGAAACATCCATGTTTGTGGTAGCAGGATTTAACCTCTCCAACTCCCTTCTCATCATCCTCATCTCCTACATCTTCATTCTCATTGCCATCTTGAGGATACATTCTGCTGAAGGCAGGAGCAAAGCTTTTTCTACCTGTGGGTCTCACCTGGTGGCAGTGACTGTGTTCTATGGTGCCCTGTTCTGCATGTATGTTAGACCTCCCACAGACAAGTCAGTGGAGCAATCCAAAATCATTGCTGTTTTCTATAACTTTGTAAGACCTATGTTGAACCCCATCATTTATAGTCTGAGGAACAAGGATGTGAAACAAGCATTTTGGAAACTGATCACAAGAAGTgcactttcaaaataa